In the genome of Streptomyces collinus, one region contains:
- a CDS encoding VOC family protein encodes MTQTPASPAPVHWKLVIDAGDPHAQADFWAAALRYEVEDNSALIGKLLGFGALPEEATVDFHGRRAFRDLVAVRHPEDPFEEESGTGLGRRLLFQRVPEAKTVKNRLHLDLHPGKGRRDEEVARLEGLGASALRRVKEQGGEWVVMADPEGNEFCVQ; translated from the coding sequence ATGACGCAGACACCCGCATCACCCGCTCCCGTGCACTGGAAACTCGTCATCGACGCCGGCGACCCGCACGCCCAGGCCGACTTCTGGGCCGCCGCCCTGCGCTACGAGGTCGAGGACAACAGCGCCCTCATCGGGAAGCTGCTCGGTTTCGGCGCCCTGCCGGAGGAGGCCACGGTCGACTTCCACGGCCGCCGCGCCTTCCGGGACCTGGTCGCCGTACGGCACCCCGAGGACCCCTTCGAGGAGGAGAGCGGGACCGGGCTGGGGCGCCGGCTGCTGTTCCAGCGGGTGCCGGAGGCGAAGACGGTCAAGAACCGGCTGCATCTCGATCTGCACCCGGGCAAGGGGCGGCGCGACGAGGAGGTCGCCCGGCTGGAGGGGCTCGGTGCGAGCGCGCTGCGGCGGGTGAAGGAGCAGGGCGGCGAGTGGGTCGTGATGGCGGACCCGGAGGGGAACGAGTTCTGCGTCCAGTGA
- a CDS encoding CGNR zinc finger domain-containing protein, protein MSERAGETPDRTPGLTLVSGEGKPYRFDPGALCLELTTTGGPGAFARWEVLHEPSDLVTWAGLSRLPDGLDLTVSPGELERARTLRDAVLLLAADRAHGRPLRAPHLDVVNAAAAAPPLVARIGPDGTRSWAPGATGTQLLATVARDAVDLFTGPFADRIRECGAHNCHLLFVDTSRPGRRRWCAMEHCGNREKVRAHRARHAPTKP, encoded by the coding sequence GTGAGTGAACGCGCAGGGGAAACGCCGGACCGGACACCCGGCCTGACGCTGGTCTCGGGCGAGGGCAAGCCCTACCGCTTCGACCCCGGCGCCCTGTGCCTGGAGCTGACGACGACGGGCGGCCCCGGAGCCTTCGCCCGCTGGGAAGTGCTGCACGAACCGTCCGACCTGGTCACCTGGGCCGGGCTGAGCCGGCTGCCGGACGGGCTGGACCTCACCGTCTCCCCCGGGGAACTGGAGCGGGCGCGCACCCTGCGCGACGCCGTGCTCCTCCTGGCGGCCGACCGCGCCCACGGCCGCCCACTGCGGGCTCCCCACCTGGACGTCGTCAACGCGGCCGCGGCCGCGCCGCCCCTGGTCGCCCGCATCGGGCCCGACGGCACCCGCTCCTGGGCCCCCGGCGCCACCGGCACCCAGCTCCTCGCGACCGTCGCCCGCGACGCGGTCGACCTGTTCACCGGGCCCTTCGCCGACCGGATCCGCGAGTGCGGCGCCCACAACTGCCACCTGCTGTTCGTCGACACCTCCCGGCCGGGCCGCCGCCGCTGGTGCGCGATGGAGCACTGCGGGAACCGCGAGAAGGTCCGGGCGCACCGCGCCCGCCACGCCCCTACGAAGCCGTAG
- a CDS encoding winged helix-turn-helix transcriptional regulator — MEEGTSKSPSNCASTVDHGDADPFQWDTREDCQVRQILDRIADKWSLLVIALLENRRLRFTELRREIDGVSQRMLTVTLRSLERDGLVKRTVHPVVPPRVEYELTSLGRTLHTTIQSLVTWTEEHQEEIAQARTAYDTRAAEAAETTAS, encoded by the coding sequence ATGGAAGAAGGCACTTCGAAGTCACCGAGTAACTGCGCGAGCACCGTGGACCACGGCGACGCCGACCCCTTCCAGTGGGACACCCGCGAGGACTGTCAGGTCCGGCAGATCCTCGACCGGATCGCCGACAAGTGGTCGCTGCTGGTCATCGCGCTGCTGGAGAACCGGCGGCTGCGCTTCACGGAGCTGCGCCGGGAGATCGACGGGGTCAGCCAGCGGATGCTGACGGTGACCCTGCGCTCGCTGGAGCGGGACGGCCTGGTGAAGCGGACGGTGCACCCGGTCGTGCCGCCGCGCGTCGAGTACGAACTGACCTCGCTCGGCAGGACGCTGCACACCACGATCCAGTCCCTGGTGACCTGGACGGAGGAGCACCAGGAGGAGATCGCACAGGCCCGGACCGCGTACGACACCCGTGCGGCCGAGGCCGCGGAGACTACGGCTTCGTAG
- the rarD gene encoding EamA family transporter RarD: MTGKPRGERHIGLLNGFAAYGMWGLVPLFWPLLKPAGAMEILAHRMVWSLVFVGAALLVLRRWAWAGELLRQPRKLALITVAAAVITVNWGLYIWSVNSGHVVEASLGYFINPLVTIAMGVLLLKERLRPVQWAAVGTGGLAVVVLTIGYGQPPWISLCLAFSFATYGLVKKKVGLGGIESLAAETAIQFLPALGFLVWLSARGDSTFAAEGAGHAALLASAGIVTALPLVCFGAAAIRVPLSTIGLLQYLTPVFQFLLGVLYFHEEMPPERWAGFALVWLALTLLTWDALRTARRASRTLTNEISVPSTTRATGTVSAARNAESVASGPDPVDARP, translated from the coding sequence GTGACCGGCAAGCCGAGGGGTGAGCGGCACATAGGACTGCTGAACGGCTTCGCGGCCTACGGGATGTGGGGGCTGGTCCCCCTGTTCTGGCCCCTGCTGAAACCGGCCGGCGCGATGGAGATCCTGGCCCACCGGATGGTGTGGTCGCTGGTCTTCGTGGGCGCCGCGCTGCTCGTGCTGCGCCGCTGGGCCTGGGCCGGCGAGCTGCTGCGGCAGCCGCGCAAGCTGGCACTGATCACGGTCGCCGCGGCGGTCATCACCGTCAACTGGGGCCTGTACATCTGGTCCGTGAACTCCGGGCACGTGGTCGAGGCCTCACTCGGGTACTTCATCAACCCGCTGGTCACCATCGCGATGGGCGTGCTGCTCCTCAAGGAGCGGCTGCGGCCGGTGCAGTGGGCGGCGGTCGGGACCGGCGGCCTCGCCGTCGTCGTGCTGACCATCGGTTACGGGCAGCCGCCGTGGATCTCGCTCTGCCTGGCGTTCTCCTTCGCCACGTACGGGCTGGTGAAGAAGAAGGTGGGCCTCGGCGGCATCGAGTCGCTGGCCGCGGAGACGGCGATCCAGTTCCTGCCCGCCCTCGGCTTCCTGGTGTGGCTCTCCGCACGCGGCGACTCCACCTTCGCGGCCGAGGGCGCGGGGCACGCGGCGCTGCTCGCCTCGGCAGGCATCGTCACCGCGCTCCCCCTGGTCTGCTTCGGAGCCGCAGCCATCCGCGTGCCCCTGTCCACCATCGGCCTGCTGCAGTACCTCACGCCGGTCTTCCAGTTCCTGCTCGGCGTCCTCTACTTCCACGAGGAGATGCCGCCGGAGCGCTGGGCCGGATTCGCACTGGTGTGGCTGGCGTTGACGCTGCTCACCTGGGACGCCTTGCGCACCGCCCGCCGGGCCTCCCGCACGCTCACCAACGAGATCAGCGTGCCCAGCACGACCAGGGCGACCGGCACGGTCAGTGCCGCGCGGAACGCCGAGAGCGTGGCCTCCGGGCCGGACCCGGTGGACGCCAGGCCGTAG
- a CDS encoding SDR family oxidoreductase: MSIVVTGATGHLGRHVVEQLLEKVPAEQITAVVRNAEKAADFADRGVKIALADYNNPASYDNLFSAGDKVLLISGNEFDKGRVQQHKVVIDAAKAAGVALLAYTSAPGTLTAALADDHRGTEEILLDSGVPYALLRNGWYHENYTENLAPVLEHNAVVAAAGEGKVSSASRADYAAAAVAVLTGEGHENTTYELGGDTPWSFAEYAAELSRQTGKDIAYNAVSPEALAGILTGAGLPEPFAQILAGVDASIEKGELVVSTGDLSRLTGRPTTPFAEAIAAALKG; the protein is encoded by the coding sequence ATGAGCATCGTCGTCACCGGAGCCACCGGACACCTCGGCCGCCACGTCGTGGAGCAGCTGCTGGAGAAGGTCCCCGCCGAGCAGATCACCGCCGTGGTGCGCAACGCGGAGAAGGCCGCCGACTTCGCGGACCGCGGTGTGAAGATCGCCCTCGCCGACTACAACAACCCCGCCTCGTACGACAACCTCTTCTCCGCGGGCGACAAGGTGCTGCTGATCTCCGGCAACGAGTTCGACAAGGGCCGCGTGCAGCAGCACAAGGTCGTCATCGACGCCGCCAAGGCCGCCGGTGTCGCCCTGCTCGCCTACACCAGCGCCCCCGGCACCCTGACCGCCGCACTGGCCGACGACCACCGCGGCACCGAGGAGATCCTCCTGGACTCCGGCGTGCCCTACGCGCTGCTGCGCAACGGCTGGTACCACGAGAACTACACCGAGAACCTCGCCCCCGTGCTGGAGCACAACGCGGTCGTCGCCGCCGCCGGCGAGGGCAAGGTCTCCTCCGCCTCGCGCGCCGACTACGCCGCTGCCGCCGTCGCCGTGCTGACCGGTGAGGGGCACGAGAACACGACGTACGAGCTGGGCGGCGACACTCCCTGGAGCTTCGCCGAGTACGCGGCCGAGCTGAGCCGGCAGACCGGCAAGGACATCGCCTACAACGCCGTCTCCCCCGAAGCGCTCGCCGGCATCCTGACCGGCGCGGGCCTGCCCGAGCCGTTCGCGCAGATCCTCGCGGGCGTCGACGCCTCCATCGAGAAGGGCGAACTGGTCGTCTCCACCGGTGACCTCTCCCGCCTGACCGGCCGCCCGACCACCCCGTTCGCCGAGGCCATCGCCGCAGCCCTCAAGGGCTGA
- a CDS encoding winged helix-turn-helix transcriptional regulator, translating to MAVSDSEALCPYRLVLEHVTSRWGVLVLIELLDRPYRFSELRRAIGAYGGRGVSEKMLTQTLQTLERDGLVHRDAKPVIPPRVDYSLTGLGREAAEQVRALSQWTRDRMDDVEKARRTYDETRAAS from the coding sequence ATGGCGGTAAGTGATAGCGAAGCCCTCTGCCCGTACAGGCTGGTCCTGGAGCACGTGACGAGCCGCTGGGGCGTGCTCGTCCTGATCGAGCTCCTGGACCGCCCGTACCGGTTCAGCGAGCTGCGCCGCGCGATCGGCGCCTACGGCGGCCGGGGCGTCAGCGAGAAGATGCTCACGCAGACCCTCCAGACCCTGGAGCGGGACGGACTCGTCCACCGCGACGCCAAGCCCGTCATCCCGCCGCGCGTCGACTACTCCCTCACCGGCCTGGGCCGCGAGGCCGCCGAGCAGGTGCGGGCCCTGTCGCAGTGGACGCGCGACCGCATGGACGACGTGGAGAAGGCGCGGCGGACCTACGACGAGACCCGGGCCGCCTCCTAG
- a CDS encoding 2-oxoacid:ferredoxin oxidoreductase subunit beta → MAETSTHGTGTIEALSLVPKAEGRQSMKDFKSDQEVRWCPGCGDYAILAAVQGFMPELGLAKENIVFVSGIGCSSRFPYYMNTYGMHSIHGRAPAIATGLASSRRDLSVWVVTGDGDALSIGGNHLIHALRRNVNLKILLFNNRIYGLTKGQYSPTSEVGKITKSTPMGSLDAPFNPVSLALGAEASFVARTVDSDRKHLTEVLRQASAHQGTALIEIYQNCNIFNDGAFDALKDKQQAEEAVIRLEHGRPIRFGADQAKGVVRDALTGDLKVVAVTPDNEDQVLVHDAHSPSPTTAFALSRLADPDTLHHTPIGVLRSVERPVYDTQMADQLDTAIEQHGKGDLGALLAGGDTWTVVG, encoded by the coding sequence ATGGCTGAGACGTCCACGCACGGAACGGGCACCATCGAGGCGCTTTCCCTCGTCCCCAAGGCCGAGGGCAGGCAGTCGATGAAGGACTTCAAGTCCGATCAGGAAGTGCGCTGGTGCCCCGGCTGCGGCGACTACGCCATCCTCGCCGCGGTGCAGGGCTTCATGCCCGAACTGGGGCTGGCGAAGGAGAACATCGTCTTCGTCTCGGGCATCGGCTGCTCCTCCCGCTTCCCGTACTACATGAACACCTACGGGATGCACTCCATCCACGGCCGCGCCCCCGCCATCGCCACGGGGCTCGCCAGTTCCCGCCGGGATCTGTCGGTGTGGGTCGTCACCGGTGACGGCGACGCGCTGTCCATCGGCGGCAACCACCTGATCCACGCGCTGCGCCGCAACGTCAACCTCAAGATCCTGCTGTTCAACAACCGGATCTACGGTCTGACCAAGGGCCAGTATTCGCCGACCTCCGAGGTCGGGAAGATCACGAAGTCGACGCCGATGGGCTCGCTGGACGCGCCGTTCAACCCGGTGTCGCTGGCGCTCGGCGCGGAGGCGTCGTTCGTGGCGCGCACGGTCGACTCCGACCGCAAGCACCTCACCGAGGTGCTGCGCCAGGCCTCCGCCCACCAGGGCACGGCGCTGATCGAGATCTACCAGAACTGCAACATCTTCAACGACGGCGCCTTCGACGCCCTGAAGGACAAGCAGCAGGCCGAGGAGGCCGTGATCCGGCTGGAGCACGGCCGGCCGATCCGGTTCGGCGCCGACCAGGCCAAGGGCGTGGTCCGGGATGCGCTGACCGGTGATCTGAAGGTGGTCGCGGTGACGCCGGACAACGAGGACCAGGTGCTCGTCCACGACGCGCACTCCCCCTCCCCGACCACGGCGTTCGCGCTGTCGCGCCTCGCCGACCCGGACACGCTGCACCACACGCCGATCGGTGTCCTGCGCTCCGTGGAGCGGCCCGTCTACGACACGCAGATGGCCGACCAGCTGGACACCGCGATCGAGCAGCACGGCAAGGGCGACCTGGGCGCGCTGCTGGCGGGCGGCGACACCTGGACGGTCGTCGGCTGA
- a CDS encoding 2-oxoacid:acceptor oxidoreductase subunit alpha: MTSQVSSPAEQADGAVVGEQRKAAGAKDVRRLDRVIIRFAGDSGDGMQLTGDRFTSETASFGNDLSTLPNFPAEIRAPAGTLPGVSSFQLHFADHDILTPGDAPNVLVAMNPAALKANIGDLPRGAEVIVNTDEFTKRAMQKVGYETSPLEDGSLDGYHLHPVPLTTLTVEALKEFDLSRKEAERSKNMFALGLLSWMYHRPTEGTERFLKSKFAKKPDIAAANIAAFRAGWNFGETTEDFAVSYEVAPAATAFPPGVYRNISGNLALSYGLVAASRQADLPLYLGSYPITPASDILHELSKHKNFGVRTFQAEDEIAGIGAALGAAFGGSLAVTTTSGPGVALKSETIGLAVSLELPLLVVDIQRGGPSTGLPTKTEQADLLQAMYGRNGEAPVPVVAPRTPADCFDAALEAARIALTYRTPVFLLSDGYLANGSEPWRIPDVEELPDLRVQFAQGPNHTLDDGSEVFWPYKRDPQTLARPWAIPGTPGLEHRIGGIEKQDGTGNISYDPANHDFMVRTRQAKIDGIDVPDVEVDDPHGAKTLVLGWGSTYGPITAAVRRLRRAGESVAQAHLRHLNPFPRNLGSVLERYDKVVIPEMNLGQLAMLIRAKYLVDAHSYTQVNGMPFKAEQLAAALKEAIDG, translated from the coding sequence GTGACCAGCCAGGTCAGTAGCCCAGCGGAGCAGGCCGACGGAGCAGTCGTAGGAGAGCAGCGCAAAGCGGCGGGCGCGAAGGATGTCCGTCGCCTCGACCGGGTGATCATCAGGTTCGCGGGGGACTCGGGTGACGGCATGCAGCTCACCGGTGACCGTTTCACCTCGGAGACCGCGTCGTTCGGCAACGACCTGTCGACGCTGCCGAACTTCCCGGCCGAGATCAGGGCGCCCGCCGGGACCCTGCCGGGTGTGTCGTCCTTCCAGTTGCACTTCGCCGACCACGACATCCTCACGCCCGGTGACGCGCCGAACGTGCTGGTGGCGATGAACCCGGCGGCGCTGAAGGCGAACATCGGAGACCTGCCGCGCGGCGCCGAGGTGATCGTCAACACGGACGAGTTCACCAAGCGGGCGATGCAGAAGGTCGGCTACGAGACGTCCCCGCTGGAGGACGGGTCGCTGGACGGCTACCACCTGCACCCCGTGCCGCTGACCACGCTCACGGTCGAGGCGCTGAAGGAGTTCGACCTCAGCCGCAAGGAGGCCGAGCGCAGCAAGAACATGTTCGCGCTGGGCCTGCTGAGCTGGATGTACCACCGGCCCACGGAGGGCACCGAGAGGTTCCTGAAGTCGAAGTTCGCGAAGAAGCCCGACATCGCGGCGGCCAACATCGCGGCGTTCCGGGCCGGCTGGAACTTCGGCGAGACGACGGAGGACTTCGCCGTCTCCTACGAGGTCGCCCCGGCGGCCACGGCGTTCCCGCCGGGCGTCTACCGCAACATCTCCGGCAACCTCGCCCTGTCGTACGGGCTGGTCGCGGCGAGCCGGCAGGCGGATCTGCCGCTGTACCTGGGGTCGTACCCGATCACTCCGGCCTCGGACATCCTGCACGAGCTGAGCAAACACAAGAACTTCGGCGTGCGGACCTTCCAGGCGGAGGACGAGATCGCAGGCATCGGGGCCGCGCTGGGCGCGGCCTTCGGTGGTTCGCTGGCCGTGACCACGACGAGCGGTCCCGGTGTGGCGCTGAAGTCGGAGACGATCGGTCTCGCGGTCTCGCTGGAGCTGCCGCTGCTGGTCGTGGACATCCAGCGCGGCGGCCCGTCGACGGGTCTGCCGACCAAGACCGAGCAGGCGGACCTGCTCCAGGCGATGTACGGGCGCAACGGCGAGGCTCCGGTACCGGTGGTCGCGCCGCGCACCCCGGCGGACTGTTTCGACGCCGCGCTGGAGGCGGCGCGGATCGCGCTGACGTACCGCACGCCGGTGTTCCTGCTGTCCGACGGCTACCTGGCCAACGGCTCCGAGCCCTGGCGGATCCCGGACGTCGAGGAGCTGCCGGACCTGCGGGTGCAGTTCGCGCAGGGGCCGAACCACACGCTCGACGACGGCTCCGAGGTGTTCTGGCCGTACAAGCGGGACCCGCAGACGCTGGCCCGCCCGTGGGCGATCCCGGGCACGCCGGGTCTGGAGCACCGGATCGGCGGCATCGAGAAGCAGGACGGCACAGGCAACATCTCGTACGACCCGGCCAACCACGACTTCATGGTGCGCACCCGGCAGGCGAAGATCGACGGCATCGACGTCCCGGACGTCGAGGTGGACGATCCCCACGGGGCGAAGACGCTGGTCCTGGGGTGGGGCTCGACGTACGGGCCGATCACGGCCGCGGTGCGGCGGCTGCGCAGAGCCGGGGAGTCCGTCGCGCAGGCGCATCTGCGCCATCTCAACCCCTTCCCGCGGAATCTGGGCTCCGTGCTGGAGCGTTACGACAAGGTGGTGATCCCCGAGATGAACCTCGGGCAGCTCGCCATGCTCATCCGGGCGAAGTACCTGGTCGACGCCCACTCGTACACCCAGGTCAACGGCATGCCGTTCAAGGCGGAGCAGCTCGCCGCGGCTCTGAAGGAGGCCATCGATGGCTGA
- a CDS encoding response regulator transcription factor, producing the protein MRVVIAEDSVLLREGLTRLLTDRGHDVVAGVGDGEALIKTITELDAQGELPDVVVADVRMPPTHTDEGVRAAVQLRKAHPGLGVLVLSQYVEERYATELLAGSSRGVGYLLKDRVAEVREFVDAVVRVAEGGTALDPEVVAQLLGRSRKQDVLAGLTPREREVLGLMAEGRTNSAIARQLVVSDGAVEKHVSNIFLKLGLSPSDGDHRRVLAVLTYLKS; encoded by the coding sequence GTGCGGGTGGTCATCGCCGAGGATTCAGTGCTGCTCAGGGAGGGCCTGACCCGGCTGCTGACGGACCGCGGGCACGACGTCGTCGCCGGGGTGGGTGACGGTGAGGCGCTGATCAAGACCATCACGGAGCTGGACGCGCAGGGCGAGCTGCCGGACGTGGTCGTGGCGGACGTGCGGATGCCGCCGACGCACACCGACGAGGGGGTGCGGGCGGCGGTGCAGCTGCGCAAGGCGCACCCGGGGCTCGGGGTGCTGGTGCTGTCGCAGTACGTGGAGGAGCGCTACGCCACGGAGCTGCTCGCGGGCTCCAGCCGGGGTGTCGGCTATCTGCTGAAGGACCGGGTGGCCGAGGTGCGGGAGTTCGTTGACGCGGTGGTGCGGGTGGCGGAGGGCGGTACGGCGCTCGACCCGGAGGTGGTCGCGCAGCTGCTGGGCCGCAGCCGTAAGCAGGACGTGCTGGCGGGGCTCACCCCGCGGGAGCGTGAGGTGCTGGGGCTGATGGCCGAGGGGCGGACGAACTCGGCGATCGCGCGGCAGCTGGTGGTCAGCGACGGGGCGGTCGAGAAGCACGTCAGCAACATCTTCCTGAAGCTGGGGCTGTCCCCGAGCGATGGGGACCACCGCAGGGTGCTGGCCGTGCTCACGTACCTCAAGTCATGA
- a CDS encoding sensor histidine kinase, which yields MATEYGQGYGLDSGPGFPGSTERRHRMPAALRAPVELRSWLELTHVLLSLPISILLFTYAVTMVSLGAGLLVTFLGIPVLAAGLAGCRGFGALERMRARGLLGLEVAEPEPLRRNKPGAMAWMGAVLRSGASWRALLYAVLHLPWAVFSFVVAVNVWVLGWALLTYPLWFWVFPVYAGQEGIQLYGDETHRIYLDNPFEITVTALVGLLFTIASPWIVRALTMVDRLLVHGLLGPSRLASRVVELESDRGVVVDTAAADLRRIERDLHDGAQARLVALAMDLGLAKEKLQEDPRAAARMVDEAHGEVKTALQELRDLARGIHPAVLTDRGLDAALSAVASRCTVPVRVEVDLAERPAPAIEGIAYFTVSELLQNVSKHARATWAGVEVWRTENRLMLQVVDNGVGGADVSEGSGLAGLADRLDAVDGILVVDSPAGGPTRVTAELPWRGAHVR from the coding sequence ATGGCCACGGAGTACGGACAGGGGTACGGGCTCGACAGCGGGCCCGGGTTTCCGGGGAGCACCGAACGGCGGCACCGGATGCCCGCCGCCCTGCGGGCGCCGGTCGAGCTGCGCAGCTGGCTGGAGCTCACCCACGTGCTGCTCAGTCTGCCGATCAGCATCCTGCTGTTCACGTACGCGGTCACGATGGTGTCGCTGGGGGCGGGACTGCTGGTCACGTTCCTCGGCATACCGGTGCTGGCGGCGGGGCTCGCCGGGTGCCGCGGTTTCGGGGCGCTGGAGCGGATGCGGGCGCGGGGGCTGCTGGGCCTGGAGGTGGCTGAGCCGGAGCCGCTGCGGAGGAACAAGCCGGGCGCGATGGCGTGGATGGGGGCCGTCCTCAGGAGCGGCGCCTCGTGGCGGGCCCTGCTGTACGCGGTGCTGCACCTGCCCTGGGCGGTGTTCTCGTTCGTCGTCGCGGTGAACGTGTGGGTGCTGGGCTGGGCGCTGCTGACGTACCCGCTGTGGTTCTGGGTGTTCCCGGTGTACGCCGGGCAGGAGGGGATCCAGCTGTACGGCGACGAGACGCACCGGATCTATCTCGACAACCCCTTCGAGATCACGGTGACCGCGCTGGTGGGTCTGCTGTTCACGATCGCGTCGCCGTGGATCGTGCGGGCGCTGACGATGGTGGACCGGCTGCTGGTGCACGGGCTGCTCGGGCCGTCGCGGCTGGCGTCGCGGGTGGTGGAGCTGGAGTCGGACCGGGGGGTCGTGGTGGACACGGCCGCGGCCGACCTGCGGCGCATCGAGCGGGATCTGCACGACGGGGCGCAGGCCCGGCTGGTGGCGCTGGCGATGGACCTGGGGCTGGCGAAGGAGAAGCTCCAGGAGGACCCGCGGGCGGCCGCGCGGATGGTGGACGAGGCGCACGGCGAGGTGAAGACGGCACTGCAGGAGCTGCGCGACCTGGCCCGGGGGATCCATCCGGCGGTGCTGACGGACCGGGGGCTGGACGCGGCGCTGTCGGCGGTGGCGTCGCGCTGCACGGTGCCGGTGCGGGTCGAGGTGGACCTGGCGGAGCGGCCGGCGCCGGCCATCGAGGGGATCGCGTACTTCACGGTGTCGGAGCTGCTGCAGAACGTCAGCAAGCACGCACGGGCGACCTGGGCGGGCGTCGAGGTGTGGCGGACGGAGAACCGGCTGATGCTGCAGGTCGTGGACAACGGCGTGGGCGGGGCCGACGTCTCCGAGGGGTCGGGGCTCGCGGGGCTGGCGGACCGGCTCGACGCGGTGGACGGGATCCTGGTGGTGGACTCGCCGGCGGGCGGGCCGACCCGGGTGACCGCGGAGTTGCCGTGGCGGGGGGCTCACGTGCGGTGA
- a CDS encoding sensor histidine kinase, with protein sequence MTQRIPSPGTTAARGAAGPDDRPPPARLAYDRHTWKEIAHLLANLPVALLGFTYVVTMMSIGFGLTVTVVGFPLLAAGLVGARQLGRMERARARALLGVRIEEPSRLRLRGGGGFFQRLWMQLKDPVGWRTVLYEFIRLPWGVLTFTVTLASLFVLWPVLPFIARGLANADRAMVRALLSPSDELERRIAELESDRGVVVDTAAADLRRIERDLHDGAQARLVNLAMGLGLAKEKVLEDPDAAAAMVEEAHGEVKLALQELRDLARGIHPAVLTDRGLDAALSSVASRCTVPVKVTVDLPERPAAAIEGIAYFTVSELLQNVSKHSGARSASVDVWRTKTRLLIQVWDDGGGGASLDGGTGMKGLAERLDAVDGLFVLESPVGGPTTVTAELPWRDRSGAAG encoded by the coding sequence ATGACCCAACGCATCCCGTCCCCGGGCACGACGGCGGCCCGGGGGGCCGCCGGGCCGGACGACCGTCCGCCGCCCGCCCGGCTCGCCTATGACCGGCACACCTGGAAAGAGATCGCGCACCTGCTGGCCAACCTGCCGGTCGCGCTGCTCGGTTTCACCTATGTCGTGACGATGATGTCCATCGGTTTCGGGCTGACCGTCACGGTGGTCGGGTTCCCGCTGCTCGCGGCCGGACTCGTGGGTGCGCGGCAGTTGGGCAGGATGGAGCGGGCACGGGCCAGGGCGCTGCTCGGGGTGCGGATCGAGGAGCCGAGCCGGCTGCGGCTGCGCGGCGGGGGCGGCTTCTTCCAGCGGTTGTGGATGCAGCTGAAGGACCCGGTGGGCTGGCGCACGGTGCTGTACGAGTTCATCCGGCTGCCGTGGGGCGTGCTCACCTTCACCGTCACGCTGGCCTCGCTGTTCGTGCTGTGGCCGGTGCTGCCGTTCATCGCGCGGGGGCTGGCCAACGCCGACCGGGCCATGGTGCGGGCGCTGCTGTCGCCCTCCGACGAGCTGGAGCGGCGGATCGCCGAGCTGGAGTCGGACCGGGGGGTCGTGGTGGACACCGCCGCGGCCGACCTGCGGCGCATCGAGCGGGATCTGCACGACGGGGCGCAGGCGCGGCTGGTGAATCTGGCCATGGGTCTTGGTCTGGCCAAGGAGAAGGTGCTGGAGGATCCGGACGCGGCGGCAGCGATGGTCGAGGAGGCGCACGGCGAGGTGAAGCTGGCGCTCCAGGAGTTGCGGGATCTGGCGCGCGGCATCCATCCGGCGGTCCTGACCGACCGCGGTCTGGACGCGGCCCTGTCCTCGGTCGCCTCGCGCTGCACGGTCCCGGTGAAGGTGACGGTCGATCTGCCGGAGCGGCCGGCCGCGGCCATCGAGGGCATCGCCTACTTCACCGTCTCGGAGCTGCTGCAGAACGTCAGCAAGCACAGCGGGGCGAGGTCGGCCTCGGTGGACGTGTGGCGGACGAAGACCCGGCTGCTCATCCAGGTGTGGGACGACGGAGGCGGGGGCGCGAGCCTCGACGGCGGTACGGGGATGAAGGGCCTGGCGGAGCGGCTGGACGCCGTGGACGGGCTGTTCGTCCTGGAGTCGCCCGTGGGCGGCCCGACGACGGTCACGGCGGAACTGCCGTGGCGTGACCGGTCCGGGGCCGCGGGATAG
- a CDS encoding NADH-quinone oxidoreductase subunit A — MPEPTVVTTTVVAADYFQSYSVVGLLAVVGVLFVAVAFGAGRLLRPVVPTPEKLLTYECGVDPVGEGWAHTQVRYYVYAFLYVIFAVDSIFLFPWATVFAAPGYGATTLVEMFIFLGFLAVGLLYAYKKGVLTWT; from the coding sequence GTGCCGGAACCGACCGTCGTCACCACGACCGTCGTCGCGGCGGACTACTTCCAGTCCTATTCGGTCGTCGGACTGCTCGCCGTCGTCGGCGTGCTGTTCGTCGCCGTCGCGTTCGGGGCCGGCCGCCTGCTGCGGCCCGTGGTCCCCACCCCCGAGAAGCTCCTGACGTACGAGTGCGGCGTCGACCCCGTCGGCGAGGGCTGGGCCCACACCCAGGTCCGCTACTACGTGTACGCCTTCCTCTACGTGATCTTCGCCGTCGACTCGATCTTCCTGTTCCCCTGGGCGACCGTCTTCGCCGCCCCCGGCTACGGCGCGACGACCCTGGTCGAGATGTTCATCTTCCTCGGCTTCCTGGCCGTCGGCCTGCTCTACGCATACAAGAAGGGCGTCCTGACATGGACGTGA